A genomic region of Streptomyces sp. NBC_00247 contains the following coding sequences:
- the nuoK gene encoding NADH-quinone oxidoreductase subunit NuoK, translating to MNPVNYLYLAALLFTIGASGVLIRRNAIVVFMCVELMLNACNLAFVTFSRMHGNLDGQIIAFFTMVVAAAEVVVGLAIIVSLFRSRHSASVDDASLMKL from the coding sequence GTGAATCCCGTCAACTACCTCTACCTGGCAGCCCTGCTGTTCACCATCGGCGCCAGTGGGGTGCTGATCCGGCGGAACGCGATCGTGGTGTTCATGTGCGTGGAGCTGATGCTCAACGCCTGCAACCTCGCCTTCGTCACCTTCTCCCGCATGCACGGCAACCTCGACGGCCAGATCATCGCGTTCTTCACGATGGTCGTCGCCGCCGCGGAAGTCGTCGTCGGGCTGGCGATCATCGTGTCGCTGTTCCGCTCCCGCCATTCGGCCTCGGTCGACGACGCCAGCCTGATGAAGCTGTGA
- the nuoL gene encoding NADH-quinone oxidoreductase subunit L, which produces MENLIALLIAAPLLGAAVLLCGGRRLDRAGHWLGTLLAGVSFVLAVALFADMLGKGAEERLLHQKLFSWIPVEGFQADVAFQLDQLSMTFVLLITSVGTLIHIYSIGYMEHDERRRRFFGYLNLFVAAMLILVLADNYLLLYVGWEGVGLASYLLIGFWQHKPSAATAAKKAFLVNRVGDMGLSIAIMLMFTTFGTFAFGPVLGATGDTSEGKLTAIGLMLLLAACGKSAQVPLQSWLGDAMEGPTPVSALIHAATMVTAGVYLIVRSGAIFNAAPDAQLVVTVVGAVTLLFGAIVGCAKDDIKKALAGSTMSQIGYMILAAGLGPIGYVFAIMHLVTHGFFKAGLFLGAGSVMHGMNDEVDMRKFGGLRKYMPVTFITFGLGYLAIIGFPGLSGFFSKDKIIEAAFAKGGTEGWILGAVTLLGAAITAFYMTRVMLMTFFGEKRWQPDAEGREPHPHESPKSMTIPMIVLAFGSVFAGGFFSIGDRFLHWLEPVTGHDHGDSPVGASTVTGATMVVLVIGVAIAWAMYGRRPVPALAPRGSLLTRAARRDLLQDDFNHVVLVRGGEHLTRSLVYVDHTLVDGVVNGTAASVGGLSGRLRTLQNGYARSYAVSMFGGTAVLIAATLLMRAV; this is translated from the coding sequence GTGGAGAACCTGATCGCGCTGCTCATCGCGGCGCCCCTGCTCGGAGCGGCCGTCCTGCTGTGCGGGGGCCGCCGGCTCGACCGGGCCGGACACTGGCTCGGCACCCTGCTCGCCGGGGTGTCGTTCGTCCTGGCGGTGGCGCTCTTCGCCGACATGCTCGGCAAGGGCGCCGAAGAACGCCTGCTGCACCAGAAGCTGTTCAGCTGGATTCCGGTGGAGGGCTTCCAGGCCGACGTCGCCTTCCAGCTCGACCAGCTGTCGATGACGTTCGTCCTGCTGATCACCAGTGTGGGCACCCTGATCCACATCTATTCGATCGGCTACATGGAGCACGACGAACGCCGTCGCCGCTTCTTCGGCTATCTCAACCTCTTCGTCGCGGCGATGCTCATCCTGGTCCTCGCCGACAACTACCTTCTGCTGTACGTCGGATGGGAGGGCGTCGGCCTCGCCTCGTACCTCCTCATCGGCTTCTGGCAGCACAAGCCCAGCGCGGCGACCGCCGCCAAGAAGGCCTTCCTGGTCAACCGGGTCGGCGACATGGGCCTCTCCATCGCGATCATGCTGATGTTCACCACCTTCGGCACCTTCGCCTTCGGGCCGGTGCTCGGGGCGACCGGCGACACCAGCGAGGGCAAGCTCACCGCGATCGGCCTGATGCTGCTGCTGGCCGCCTGCGGCAAGTCCGCGCAGGTGCCCCTCCAGTCCTGGCTCGGCGACGCGATGGAGGGCCCGACCCCGGTCTCCGCCCTCATCCACGCCGCGACCATGGTCACCGCCGGTGTGTACCTCATCGTCCGTTCCGGCGCGATCTTCAACGCCGCCCCGGACGCACAGCTCGTCGTCACCGTCGTCGGAGCGGTCACGCTCCTCTTCGGTGCGATCGTCGGTTGCGCCAAGGACGACATCAAGAAGGCGCTGGCCGGCTCGACGATGTCGCAGATCGGCTACATGATCCTCGCCGCGGGCCTCGGCCCCATCGGCTACGTCTTCGCGATCATGCACCTGGTGACGCACGGCTTCTTCAAGGCCGGACTCTTCCTCGGCGCCGGCTCGGTCATGCACGGCATGAACGACGAGGTCGACATGAGGAAGTTCGGCGGCCTGCGGAAGTACATGCCGGTCACCTTCATCACCTTCGGCCTCGGCTACCTCGCCATCATCGGCTTCCCCGGCCTCTCCGGATTCTTCTCCAAGGACAAGATCATCGAGGCGGCCTTCGCCAAGGGCGGCACCGAGGGCTGGATCCTCGGCGCCGTGACCCTGCTGGGCGCCGCGATCACCGCGTTCTACATGACCCGCGTGATGCTGATGACCTTCTTCGGCGAGAAGCGCTGGCAGCCGGACGCCGAGGGGCGTGAACCGCATCCGCACGAGTCCCCGAAGTCGATGACGATCCCGATGATCGTGCTCGCCTTCGGCTCGGTCTTCGCGGGCGGCTTCTTCTCCATCGGCGACCGGTTCCTGCACTGGCTGGAGCCGGTTACCGGCCACGACCACGGGGACTCCCCGGTCGGCGCGAGCACCGTCACCGGTGCCACCATGGTGGTGCTCGTCATCGGTGTCGCCATCGCCTGGGCGATGTACGGCCGCAGGCCGGTGCCCGCCCTCGCCCCGCGCGGCTCGCTGCTCACCCGGGCCGCCCGCCGCGACCTCCTCCAGGACGACTTCAACCACGTGGTCCTGGTCCGCGGCGGCGAGCACCTCACCCGCTCCCTGGTCTACGTCGACCACACGCTGGTCGACGGCGTCGTCAACGGCACGGCCGCCTCGGTCGGCGGGCTCTCCGGCCGGCTGCGCACCCTGCAGAACGGCTACGCCCGCTCCTACGCGGTCTCGATGTTCGGCGGTACGGCGGTCCTCATCGCCGCGACCCTGCTGATGAGGGCGGTCTGA
- a CDS encoding NADH-quinone oxidoreductase subunit M, with product MSFPLLTAAAALPAIGAIATAAVPAQRRTAAKWLALLVSLATLVLAAIVFVRFEPGGDRYQLTESHAWIADFGVRYELGVDGIGVALLALTALLIPFVILAGWHDADPLETQSSRWRPTQGFFALILMVEAMVILSFEATDVFLFYILFEAMLIPMYFLIGGFGDRAHAGTDENASAQRSYAAVKFLLYNLVGGLIMLAAVIGLYAVAGSFSLSEIAEARANGSLEMATSTERWLFLGFFFAFAVKAPLWPLHTWLPNAMGEATAPVAVLITAIVDKVGTFAMLRFCLQLFPEASKWATPVILVLALVSIVYGALLAVGQRDIKRLIAYASISHFGFIILGIFAMTSQGQSGATLYMVNHGISTAALMLVAGFLITRRGSRLIADYGGVQKVAPILAGTFLIGGLATLSLPGLAPFVSEFLVLVGVFSAYPVVGIIATTGIVLAALYVLVLYQRTMTGPVKATVQGMPDLRVRELAVVVPLIALLIFLGVFPKPLTEIVDPAVEHTMSDVQKQDPQPEVEAAK from the coding sequence ATGTCCTTTCCCCTCCTGACAGCGGCGGCGGCACTCCCCGCGATCGGCGCCATCGCCACCGCCGCCGTCCCGGCCCAGCGGCGCACCGCCGCGAAATGGCTGGCGCTGCTCGTCTCGCTGGCCACCCTGGTGCTCGCGGCGATCGTGTTCGTCCGCTTCGAGCCCGGCGGCGACCGCTACCAGCTCACCGAGTCGCACGCCTGGATCGCCGACTTCGGCGTCCGGTACGAACTCGGCGTGGACGGCATCGGGGTGGCGCTCCTCGCGCTCACCGCGCTGCTCATCCCGTTCGTGATCCTGGCCGGCTGGCACGACGCCGACCCCCTGGAGACCCAGTCCTCCCGGTGGCGCCCCACCCAGGGATTCTTCGCCCTGATCCTGATGGTGGAGGCGATGGTGATCCTCTCCTTCGAGGCCACCGACGTCTTCCTCTTCTACATCCTCTTCGAAGCCATGCTCATCCCGATGTACTTCCTCATCGGCGGCTTCGGGGACCGGGCCCACGCGGGCACCGACGAGAACGCCTCGGCCCAGCGCTCGTACGCCGCCGTGAAGTTCCTCCTCTACAACCTCGTCGGCGGCCTCATCATGCTGGCCGCCGTCATCGGGCTGTACGCCGTCGCCGGAAGCTTCTCGCTCTCGGAGATCGCCGAGGCCCGCGCGAACGGCTCGCTGGAGATGGCGACCAGTACCGAGCGGTGGCTCTTCCTCGGGTTCTTCTTCGCCTTCGCGGTGAAGGCCCCGCTCTGGCCGCTGCACACCTGGCTGCCCAACGCCATGGGCGAGGCGACCGCACCCGTCGCCGTGCTGATCACCGCGATCGTCGACAAGGTCGGCACCTTCGCGATGCTCCGCTTCTGCCTCCAGCTCTTCCCCGAGGCCAGCAAGTGGGCCACCCCGGTGATCCTCGTCCTCGCGCTGGTCTCCATCGTGTACGGCGCGCTCCTCGCGGTCGGCCAGCGCGACATCAAGCGGCTGATCGCCTACGCGTCGATCTCCCACTTCGGCTTCATCATCCTGGGCATCTTCGCGATGACCAGCCAGGGCCAGTCGGGCGCCACGCTCTACATGGTCAACCACGGCATCTCGACGGCCGCGCTGATGCTGGTCGCCGGCTTCCTCATCACCCGGCGCGGCTCCCGTCTCATCGCCGACTACGGCGGAGTGCAGAAGGTCGCCCCGATCCTCGCGGGCACCTTCCTCATCGGCGGCCTCGCCACCCTCTCGCTGCCCGGACTCGCCCCGTTCGTCAGCGAGTTCCTCGTCCTGGTCGGGGTGTTCAGCGCCTACCCGGTGGTCGGGATCATCGCCACCACCGGCATCGTCCTCGCCGCGCTCTACGTCCTGGTGCTCTACCAGCGCACCATGACCGGCCCGGTGAAGGCCACCGTCCAGGGCATGCCGGACCTGCGGGTCCGCGAACTGGCCGTGGTCGTACCGCTGATCGCGCTGCTGATCTTCCTGGGCGTCTTCCCGAAGCCGCTCACCGAGATCGTCGACCCGGCGGTGGAGCACACCATGTCCGACGTACAGAAGCAGGACCCCCAGCCCGAGGTGGAGGCCGCCAAGTGA
- the nuoN gene encoding NADH-quinone oxidoreductase subunit NuoN, whose protein sequence is MSATAVHSLWTVAGGVTTAAPDVKFTAPTIEYAQLTPVLIVVGAAVLGVLAEAFVPRRGRYLTQVLLTVVALAAAFAAVVGLAAGGYGTTKAHIAAMGAVAVDGPALFLQGTILLASIVAVFTFAERRLDPAPQGNRVDSFVAQAGSVPGSDSEKQAVRAGFTTTEVFPLLLFAVAGMLVFPAANDLLTLFVALEVFSLPLYLLCALARRKRLMSQEAAVKYFLLGAFSSAFLLFGIALLYGYAGSVSYATIASVVDGSVTEIDPALASTMGNDALLLIGGAMILMGLLFKVGAVPFHMWTPDVYQGAPTPVTGFMAAATKVAAFGALLRLLYVVLPGLAWDWRPVMWGVSIVTMLGGAIVAITQTDIKRLLAYSSIAHAGFILAGVIATTAEGISSVLFYLVAYSFVTVGAFAVVTLVRDAGGEATHLSKWAGLGRRSPLTAAVFAVFLLAFAGIPLTSGFSGKFAVFKAAADGGAGGLVVVGVISSAIAAFFYIRVIVLMFFQEPKADGPTVAVPSPLTMTTIGIGVAVTLVLGLAPQYFLDLASQAGIFVR, encoded by the coding sequence GTGAGCGCAACAGCTGTCCACAGCCTGTGGACCGTGGCGGGCGGGGTGACGACGGCCGCACCGGACGTGAAGTTCACGGCCCCCACCATCGAGTACGCCCAACTCACCCCCGTCCTGATCGTGGTCGGCGCGGCGGTGCTCGGCGTCCTGGCGGAAGCCTTCGTGCCCCGCCGGGGCCGGTACCTCACGCAGGTCCTCCTCACCGTCGTCGCCCTGGCCGCCGCGTTCGCCGCGGTCGTCGGGCTCGCCGCCGGCGGGTACGGCACGACCAAGGCCCACATCGCCGCGATGGGCGCCGTCGCGGTGGACGGCCCGGCGCTCTTCCTGCAGGGCACCATCCTGCTGGCCTCGATCGTCGCGGTCTTCACCTTCGCCGAGCGGCGGCTCGACCCCGCCCCGCAGGGCAACCGGGTCGACTCCTTCGTCGCACAGGCCGGGTCCGTCCCGGGCAGCGACAGCGAGAAACAGGCGGTCCGCGCCGGGTTCACCACCACCGAGGTGTTCCCCCTCCTCCTCTTCGCCGTCGCGGGCATGCTGGTCTTCCCGGCCGCCAACGACCTGCTGACCCTCTTCGTCGCGCTCGAAGTCTTCTCCCTGCCGCTCTACCTCCTCTGCGCCCTCGCCCGCCGCAAGCGGCTGATGTCGCAGGAGGCCGCGGTGAAGTACTTCCTGCTCGGCGCGTTCTCCTCGGCGTTCCTCCTCTTCGGGATCGCCCTCCTCTACGGCTACGCGGGCTCCGTCTCGTACGCCACCATCGCGAGCGTCGTCGACGGCTCGGTCACCGAGATCGACCCCGCCCTCGCCTCCACCATGGGCAACGACGCGCTGCTCCTCATCGGTGGCGCGATGATCCTGATGGGGCTGCTCTTCAAGGTCGGCGCGGTGCCGTTCCACATGTGGACCCCGGACGTCTACCAGGGCGCACCGACCCCGGTCACCGGTTTCATGGCCGCCGCCACCAAGGTCGCCGCGTTCGGCGCGCTGCTCCGGCTGCTGTACGTCGTGCTCCCCGGCCTCGCCTGGGACTGGCGGCCGGTCATGTGGGGCGTGTCCATCGTCACCATGCTGGGCGGTGCGATCGTCGCGATCACCCAGACCGACATCAAGCGGCTGCTCGCCTACTCCTCGATCGCGCACGCCGGGTTCATCCTCGCCGGTGTCATCGCGACCACTGCGGAGGGCATCTCCTCGGTCCTCTTCTACCTCGTCGCCTACTCCTTCGTGACGGTCGGCGCCTTCGCCGTCGTCACCCTGGTGCGCGACGCGGGCGGCGAGGCGACCCACCTGTCGAAGTGGGCCGGGCTCGGCCGGCGCTCCCCGCTGACCGCCGCCGTCTTCGCGGTGTTCCTGCTGGCCTTCGCCGGTATCCCGCTCACCTCCGGCTTCTCCGGCAAGTTCGCCGTGTTCAAGGCGGCGGCGGACGGCGGCGCGGGCGGACTCGTCGTGGTCGGTGTGATCTCCTCGGCGATCGCCGCGTTCTTCTACATCCGGGTCATCGTCCTGATGTTCTTCCAGGAGCCGAAGGCGGACGGCCCCACGGTCGCCGTCCCGTCCCCGCTGACGATGACCACCATCGGCATCGGCGTCGCGGTCACCCTGGTGCTCGGCCTCGCCCCGCAGTACTTCCTGGACCTGGCGAGCCAGGCGGGGATCTTCGTGCGGTAG
- the recQ gene encoding DNA helicase RecQ, which translates to MDVTEDVTEDVTEATGDSEARRTLHRVFGYESFRGEQGAIIEHVVAGGDAVVLMPTGGGKSLCYQIPALVRPGTGIVVSPLIALMQDQVDALRALGVRAGFINSTQDFDERRSMEAQYVAGELDILYLAPERLRLDSTLSLLSRGTVSVFAIDEAHCVAQWGHDFRPDYLALSVLGERWPDVPRIALTATATNATHQEITRRLGMPDAKHFVASFDRPNIQYRIVPKSDPKKQLLTFLKEEHTGDAGIVYCLSRNSTEKTAEYLCRNGIEAVPYHAGLDAGTRATHQSRFLREEGLVVVATIAFGMGIDKPDVRFVAHLDLPKSVEGYYQETGRAGRDGGPSTAWMAYGLQDVVQQRKLIQGGDGDEAHRRRASAHLDSMLALCETVQCRRAQLLTYFGQEPTAASCGNCDTCLVAPETWDGTVVAQKMLSTVVRLKRERNQKFGAGQIIDILLGRKTAKVIQFDHDQLSVFGIGEELAEAEWRGVVRQLLAQGLLAVEGEYGTLVLTDASATVLGREREVLLRKEPKRATERTAAKGERRAKSAAAAADLPASAVPVFEALRAWRGATAKEQGVPAYVIFHDATLREIATLHPSSLAELGGVSGLGEKKLATYGEGVLEVLAGLGAPGETPAERPAAETPVRTPARTAPEPAPAPARTAGPVEPYAESDFRWDEEEPPEYE; encoded by the coding sequence ATGGACGTGACCGAGGACGTGACCGAGGACGTGACCGAGGCCACCGGCGACAGCGAGGCACGGCGGACCCTGCACCGGGTCTTCGGGTACGAGTCGTTCCGGGGCGAGCAGGGCGCGATCATCGAACACGTGGTCGCGGGCGGCGACGCCGTCGTGCTGATGCCCACCGGCGGCGGCAAGTCCCTCTGCTACCAGATCCCCGCCCTGGTCCGCCCCGGCACCGGTATCGTCGTCTCCCCGCTGATCGCCCTCATGCAGGACCAGGTCGACGCCCTGCGCGCGCTGGGCGTCCGGGCCGGCTTCATCAACTCCACCCAGGACTTCGACGAGCGCCGCTCCATGGAGGCGCAGTACGTCGCCGGAGAGCTGGACATCCTCTACCTCGCGCCCGAGCGGCTCCGCCTGGACTCCACGCTCTCGCTGCTCTCCCGGGGCACCGTCTCCGTCTTCGCGATCGACGAGGCGCACTGCGTCGCCCAGTGGGGCCACGACTTCCGCCCCGACTACCTCGCCCTCTCCGTCCTCGGCGAACGCTGGCCGGACGTCCCGCGCATCGCCCTCACGGCGACCGCGACGAACGCCACGCACCAGGAGATCACCCGCCGCCTGGGCATGCCGGACGCGAAGCACTTCGTGGCCAGCTTCGACCGGCCCAACATCCAGTACCGCATCGTCCCGAAGTCCGACCCCAAGAAGCAGCTGCTCACCTTCCTCAAGGAGGAGCACACCGGGGACGCGGGCATCGTCTACTGCCTCTCCCGCAATTCCACGGAGAAGACGGCCGAGTACCTCTGCCGCAACGGCATCGAGGCCGTGCCGTACCACGCGGGTCTCGACGCAGGGACCCGCGCCACCCACCAGTCCCGCTTCCTGCGCGAGGAGGGGCTCGTCGTCGTCGCGACGATCGCCTTCGGCATGGGCATCGACAAGCCGGACGTCCGCTTCGTCGCCCACCTCGACCTCCCCAAGTCCGTCGAGGGGTACTACCAGGAGACCGGCCGCGCCGGACGTGACGGCGGCCCCTCCACCGCGTGGATGGCGTACGGCCTCCAAGACGTCGTCCAGCAGCGCAAGCTCATCCAGGGCGGCGACGGCGACGAGGCACACCGCCGCCGAGCCTCCGCGCACCTGGACTCGATGCTGGCGCTCTGCGAGACCGTCCAGTGCCGCCGCGCCCAGCTCCTCACCTACTTCGGCCAGGAACCCACCGCCGCCTCCTGCGGCAACTGCGACACCTGCCTGGTCGCCCCGGAGACCTGGGACGGCACGGTCGTCGCACAGAAGATGCTCTCCACCGTGGTCCGCCTGAAGCGGGAGCGGAACCAGAAGTTCGGCGCCGGGCAGATCATCGACATCCTGCTGGGCCGCAAGACCGCGAAGGTGATCCAGTTCGACCACGACCAGCTCTCCGTCTTCGGCATCGGCGAGGAACTGGCCGAGGCCGAGTGGCGTGGAGTCGTCCGCCAGTTGCTCGCTCAGGGCCTGCTCGCCGTGGAAGGGGAGTACGGCACCCTCGTACTGACCGACGCCAGCGCCACGGTCCTCGGCCGGGAGCGCGAGGTGCTGCTGCGCAAGGAGCCCAAGCGAGCCACCGAGCGGACGGCGGCCAAGGGCGAGCGCCGCGCCAAGTCGGCTGCCGCTGCCGCGGATCTGCCCGCGTCCGCCGTGCCCGTCTTCGAGGCACTGCGCGCCTGGCGCGGGGCGACGGCGAAGGAACAGGGCGTCCCGGCGTACGTCATCTTCCACGACGCGACCCTGCGCGAGATCGCCACCCTGCACCCCTCGTCCCTGGCCGAGCTGGGCGGGGTCAGCGGCCTCGGCGAGAAGAAGCTGGCGACCTACGGCGAGGGCGTACTGGAGGTCCTGGCGGGGCTGGGAGCACCCGGCGAAACGCCTGCGGAACGCCCCGCCGCCGAGACCCCGGTACGGACGCCCGCCAGGACGGCCCCGGAGCCCGCACCGGCCCCCGCCCGCACGGCGGGCCCGGTCGAGCCGTACGCCGAATCGGACTTCCGCTGGGACGAGGAGGAGCCCCCGGAGTACGAGTGA
- the fahA gene encoding fumarylacetoacetase, translating to MPEQSSPLDTDEGDPFGPHNLPYGVFSLPAGPSGDPARRRVGVRIGSHVLDAGAAAHALGSPYAGLLDRPSLMPLLAAGRTAWRDVRRALTGWLTVPSHRVELEPLLHPVDAVTLHLPYEVADYVDFYASEHHATNVGRIFRPDGAALTPNWKHLPIGYHGRAGTVVVSGTDVVRPSGQRKAPTDAAPVFGPSVKLDIEAEVGFVVGVPSAQGTAVPLADFREHVFGVQLLNDWSARDIQAWEYVPLGPFLGKSFATSVSAWVTPLEALDAARTAPPARDAALLPYLDDADEEEPGGIDLRISVAINGKPVAEPPFSTMYWTAAQQLAQMTVNGASLRTGDLYGSGTVSGPEPHQRGSLLELTWNGRDPLDLPGGARTFLEDGDTVTLTAWAPGPHGTRVGLGEVTGTVVAAG from the coding sequence ATGCCCGAGCAGAGCAGCCCGCTCGACACCGACGAGGGCGACCCCTTCGGCCCGCACAACCTCCCGTACGGCGTGTTCTCGCTCCCCGCCGGCCCGTCCGGCGACCCCGCCCGGCGGCGGGTCGGTGTCCGGATCGGCTCGCACGTGCTGGACGCCGGGGCGGCGGCCCACGCCCTCGGCTCCCCGTACGCCGGGCTGCTGGACCGGCCCAGCCTGATGCCGCTCCTCGCGGCCGGGCGCACCGCGTGGCGGGACGTGCGGCGGGCGCTCACCGGCTGGCTGACCGTCCCCTCGCACCGCGTCGAACTGGAGCCGCTGCTCCACCCGGTCGACGCGGTGACGCTCCATCTGCCGTACGAGGTCGCCGACTACGTCGACTTCTACGCCAGCGAGCACCACGCCACCAACGTGGGCCGGATCTTCCGCCCGGACGGTGCCGCGCTGACGCCCAACTGGAAGCACCTGCCGATCGGTTATCACGGCCGGGCCGGCACGGTCGTGGTCTCCGGTACGGACGTGGTGCGCCCGTCGGGGCAGCGCAAGGCGCCCACCGACGCGGCGCCCGTCTTCGGGCCCTCGGTGAAACTGGACATCGAGGCCGAGGTCGGCTTCGTGGTGGGGGTGCCGTCCGCGCAGGGCACGGCGGTGCCACTGGCCGACTTCCGCGAGCACGTCTTCGGTGTCCAGCTGCTCAACGACTGGTCGGCACGCGACATCCAGGCCTGGGAGTACGTCCCGCTCGGCCCGTTCCTCGGCAAGTCCTTCGCCACCTCCGTCTCCGCGTGGGTGACCCCGCTGGAGGCGCTGGACGCGGCCCGGACCGCCCCGCCCGCCCGGGACGCCGCACTCCTGCCGTACCTCGACGACGCGGACGAGGAGGAGCCGGGCGGCATCGACCTGCGGATCTCCGTCGCGATCAACGGGAAGCCGGTCGCCGAACCGCCGTTCTCCACCATGTACTGGACGGCGGCCCAGCAGCTGGCGCAGATGACGGTGAACGGCGCCTCGCTGCGCACCGGCGACCTCTACGGCTCCGGCACGGTGAGCGGGCCCGAGCCGCACCAGCGCGGTTCCCTGCTGGAGCTGACCTGGAACGGCCGCGACCCGCTCGACCTGCCCGGGGGGGCCCGGACCTTCCTGGAGGACGGCGACACGGTGACCCTCACCGCGTGGGCGCCGGGCCCCCACGGCACCCGGGTGGGGCTCGGCGAGGTGACGGGGACGGTCGTGGCGGCGGGGTGA
- a CDS encoding CocE/NonD family hydrolase, whose translation MHIRTDFPYETVREDLRVPLPDGTELYARVWRPLTDEPVPALLEYLPHRLGDGTAPRDRQRHPWYAGHGYASVRVDVRGHGNSGGLPGDAYGDAGVADGVAVIHWLAQREWCSGRVGMFGISWGGSASLRLAAVAPDALRAVVAVCSTDDGYDNGGAYWGGSVLASDLHARAAGLLAAASEPPDPEIVGDGWKEMWLGRLESLDPVVHTWLAHQTRDGYWARGSVREEYGAIRAAVLAVGGWHDPYRDTVLRLVEHLDPSRVRGLIGPWPHQYPDRGRAPGPAIGFLQETLRWWDQHLKEKETGVMSEPLLRSWISGSHPPATRYETLPGRWVGDGTWPSESITPVAYALRGGGRIVRSPQQTGLDAGRFSPCGNDADLPPDQRDEDAKSVAFEFPVEGAPVEILGRPRVRLRLTLAVPRGQVVARLCDVAPDGSSALVTRGALNLAGRHGRDRAEDWPPGTTEDVTFELGGIGHAFAPGHRIRLAVSSSYWPWVWPQADSAGFTLQADGSLVELPVRRPTADPAPVFGEPEQAEPLGEAVPATLDGERPERRIVRDLARGEWRLEADPSPGGTRFHPDGLEITEDALDTFTIQQDDPLSARARSERTVLLHRPETAWRTEITTRSRTGADATHFLTSNEVICKDGDEIVFHRTWEKRVPRTAG comes from the coding sequence ATGCACATCCGGACCGATTTCCCGTACGAGACCGTCCGCGAGGACCTCCGCGTCCCGCTGCCGGACGGCACCGAGCTGTACGCGCGCGTGTGGCGGCCCCTCACCGACGAGCCGGTCCCCGCGCTGCTGGAGTACCTGCCGCACCGGCTCGGCGACGGGACGGCGCCCCGCGACCGGCAGCGGCACCCCTGGTACGCGGGTCACGGCTACGCCTCGGTACGGGTGGACGTGCGGGGCCACGGCAACAGCGGAGGTCTGCCGGGGGACGCGTACGGGGACGCCGGAGTGGCCGACGGGGTGGCGGTCATCCACTGGCTGGCGCAGCGGGAGTGGTGCTCGGGCCGGGTCGGGATGTTCGGCATCTCCTGGGGCGGCTCCGCCTCGCTCCGGCTCGCCGCGGTGGCCCCGGACGCGCTGCGGGCGGTCGTCGCGGTGTGCTCCACGGACGACGGGTACGACAACGGCGGCGCGTACTGGGGCGGCTCGGTCCTCGCCTCGGACCTGCACGCCCGGGCCGCCGGCCTGCTCGCCGCCGCCTCCGAGCCGCCGGACCCCGAGATCGTCGGGGATGGCTGGAAAGAGATGTGGCTCGGCCGGCTGGAGTCCCTCGACCCCGTCGTCCACACCTGGCTGGCCCATCAGACCCGGGACGGCTACTGGGCGCGCGGCAGCGTCCGCGAGGAGTACGGGGCGATCCGGGCGGCGGTCCTCGCGGTGGGCGGCTGGCACGATCCGTACCGGGACACCGTGCTGCGGCTCGTCGAGCACCTGGACCCGTCCCGGGTGCGCGGGCTGATCGGGCCGTGGCCGCACCAGTACCCGGACCGGGGCCGGGCGCCCGGCCCGGCCATCGGTTTCCTCCAGGAGACGCTGCGCTGGTGGGACCAGCATCTGAAGGAGAAGGAGACGGGGGTGATGAGCGAGCCTCTGCTGCGGTCCTGGATCAGCGGCTCCCACCCGCCCGCCACCCGGTACGAGACGCTGCCCGGCCGCTGGGTCGGGGACGGTACCTGGCCCTCGGAGAGCATCACCCCGGTGGCGTACGCCCTGCGGGGCGGTGGCCGGATCGTCCGCTCGCCGCAGCAGACCGGGCTGGACGCGGGCCGGTTCTCGCCGTGCGGGAACGACGCCGACCTGCCGCCCGACCAGCGCGACGAGGACGCCAAGTCGGTCGCCTTCGAGTTTCCGGTGGAGGGGGCGCCCGTCGAGATCCTGGGCCGTCCCCGGGTGCGGTTGCGGCTGACCCTGGCCGTGCCGCGCGGCCAGGTCGTGGCCCGGCTCTGCGACGTGGCGCCGGACGGCTCCTCCGCCCTCGTCACCCGGGGTGCCCTCAATCTGGCCGGCCGCCACGGCCGCGACCGGGCCGAGGACTGGCCGCCCGGGACGACCGAGGACGTCACCTTCGAACTCGGGGGCATCGGGCACGCGTTCGCGCCCGGCCACCGCATCCGGCTGGCCGTCTCCTCCTCGTACTGGCCCTGGGTCTGGCCGCAGGCCGACTCGGCGGGGTTCACGCTCCAGGCGGACGGCAGCCTGGTGGAGCTCCCGGTCCGCCGGCCCACCGCGGACCCCGCCCCCGTCTTCGGGGAGCCCGAACAGGCCGAGCCGCTCGGCGAGGCCGTACCGGCCACCCTGGACGGGGAGCGCCCGGAGCGGCGCATCGTCCGGGACCTCGCCCGGGGCGAGTGGCGGCTGGAGGCCGACCCGAGTCCGGGCGGGACGCGGTTCCACCCGGACGGGCTGGAGATCACCGAGGACGCCCTCGACACCTTCACGATCCAGCAGGACGACCCGCTGTCGGCGCGGGCCCGGTCGGAGCGGACGGTCCTGTTGCACCGGCCGGAGACGGCCTGGCGGACGGAGATCACGACCCGCTCCCGGACCGGTGCGGACGCGACGCACTTCCTCACCTCCAACGAGGTGATCTGCAAGGACGGCGACGAGATCGTCTTCCACCGCACCTGGGAGAAGCGCGTCCCGCGCACGGCGGGCTGA